A genomic segment from Actinoplanes sichuanensis encodes:
- a CDS encoding LacI family DNA-binding transcriptional regulator has product MPPANMADVARRAGVSMATASRALSNHPHVAAETRARVLAAAEQLSYVISPEASRLAGGSTGRVAVVVPHLSRWFFGALLDGLESVLRDADLDVLLYHVGDTADRRDFFQRLPARRKVDAVVVLGMPVRDDERARLELMGVHIVAAGGQVESYPSVSIDDVTAGRQAVDHLILLGHRRIGMIAAVDPAEPGWPAAPGRALAYRAALADAGLPDDPELVVTVDWGGRNGAEAMKRLLSLREPPTAVYAHSDEVALGAMRTLRRAGLRIPADMSVVGIDDHPMAELADLTTVAQPVREQGVRAGRMLLELLAGGSGTVGVSVPTRLVVRGSTGPPRS; this is encoded by the coding sequence GTGCCGCCCGCGAACATGGCCGATGTGGCGCGCCGGGCCGGCGTGTCGATGGCGACGGCGTCCCGGGCGCTGAGCAACCATCCGCACGTCGCCGCCGAGACCCGGGCGCGGGTGCTGGCCGCCGCCGAGCAGCTGTCCTACGTGATCTCGCCGGAGGCGTCCCGGCTGGCCGGCGGCTCCACCGGCCGGGTCGCGGTGGTGGTGCCGCACCTGTCCCGCTGGTTCTTCGGCGCGCTGCTGGACGGGCTGGAGTCGGTGCTGCGCGACGCCGACCTGGACGTGCTGCTCTACCACGTCGGTGACACGGCCGACCGCCGCGACTTCTTCCAGCGGCTGCCGGCCCGGCGCAAGGTCGACGCGGTGGTGGTGCTCGGCATGCCGGTCCGCGACGACGAGCGGGCCCGGCTGGAGCTGATGGGTGTGCACATCGTCGCGGCCGGGGGCCAGGTCGAGAGTTATCCGTCGGTCTCCATCGACGACGTCACCGCCGGGCGGCAGGCCGTCGACCACCTGATCCTTCTCGGTCACCGGCGGATCGGCATGATCGCCGCGGTCGACCCCGCCGAGCCCGGCTGGCCGGCCGCTCCCGGACGCGCCCTCGCCTACCGGGCGGCGCTCGCCGACGCCGGGCTGCCCGACGATCCGGAGCTGGTGGTGACCGTCGACTGGGGCGGGCGCAACGGTGCCGAGGCGATGAAGCGGCTGCTGAGCCTGCGGGAGCCACCGACCGCCGTCTACGCCCACTCCGACGAGGTGGCCCTCGGCGCGATGCGCACGCTGCGGCGGGCCGGGCTGCGGATCCCCGCCGACATGTCGGTGGTGGGCATCGACGACCACCCGATGGCCGAGCTGGCCGATCTCACCACCGTCGCGCAGCCGGTGCGCGAGCAGGGCGTCCGCGCCGGCCGGATGCTGCTGGAGCTGCTGGCGGGTGGTTCCGGCACGGTCGGCGTATCGGTTCCGACCCGGCTGGTCGTACGCGGCTCGACCGGACCGCCGAGGAGTTGA